AGTTGCCACTTTGACATTCAGCGGTTTCAATTTTGCCGGCAAGCTGTTTCAACAGATAGCCGCGATTGTAAAGACCGGTGAGGTCATCGGTTATGGCAATCCGCCGCAAAACCTGGTTGGTTTCCTTAAGGCAAGCGGTTTTTTCTTCCACTAGCCTGTCGAGAGCGAAATTCATCTCCACCAGTCTGTCTCGCTCGCGCTTTTGGCTGAATAACCGCCAGCAGCAATAAGCAAGCAGCACGATGGCCAGCAAGCCGCATATTTGTAAAATGCGGTGGTGTCTTTCGTAAAACCCTGGGGGACTGTTTATGATACGTGCATTCTCCGGTAAGCGGCGGGGATCGAGATGGAAAGCCCGCAACCGGTTGTCGTCGAACATGGCATACGTGCCCGATCCGGTGACGACAGGTATGTTTTGCGGATTTTCCCCATTCAGAGTGCGCAGTGCCAGTTGGGCGGCAATCTCCCCCTGTTCGAAACCCGAAGTGATCACGCCGCCAACGATGCCCTTTCCCAGATAAAAATCCCACGGGCCGTAAATCGGTACCTTGGACGCCTCTACCAGCAAGGCGATGCCCTCCGAATAGGAAATAAAATGATTGTTCCGGTCGCGATTGAAGGTCAGCAGGCAGACCATGTCGTCGGGCCCCAGAGCCGCGATCAAAGAGGCTGCTTCTTCCAGGGTGAAGTCCCGCAAAAATTCGATTTGAACACGATGGCGATACTGCGCAACGAATTCGGTCATGACCTTTTTCATGGCATTCCCGGTCGTGGTTTTGTCAAGAATCACCACGATCCGTTTGCGTTCGGGATGAAGTCGCAGCATCAAATCGAGGTTAGCGGCAATATCCGTTTCTTCGGTGACGCCCGTCACGAAAGGCAGGTTTTCCATAAGATCGGGCTGGAAATGATTGATACCGCAAAAAACTATCGGGGGATGCCCATTCAGTAACCGGTAAACCTTCTTGATGAAAGCCAAAGCGTTATTGTCCGCGATAATCACTGCCTTGAATTGAATGTTTTTAATTTTGGCAGCAAAAAGTTCTGTCAGTTTTTTGTCATAGTCGTTCCCTGTATTTCTTTTCGTATCGAGATACTCATAATAAAGCTCGTAGGTCTTGTCCAGCGGCTTGAAAACGGACTGAATACCGGCCGTTATGCTGTCGGTCCACTCCAGTCCCTGGTGATAGGAGTGCAAAACCAGGATTTTTTCCTTACGGGCTGCTTCCGTGTTCCATGGCAGAGCGAACAGAACGGCAAGGATTATAAAAAACCTGACTATTCCCATTTGGTTTGCTAAAGGCATCTTGCTAAACTCAGTTTTTTTGAAAAAAGACCGTCATTCAGGAGGTTTATACGGTTTGTTCTCCTGCCTGCGAAAAATTACATCTGCAATGATAAAAACATCTCCGTGGGAGACCATTCTCTATCCATGATCTCTTTGCAATTACTGCACCAGTAAAAACGGTTCCGGTTTTCCCGGACACTGGTTTTGGATGAAGTTTCTGTGTCCGGCGTATAAAATAGAGGCATTTCCCAGTTAAGAATATAGGCAGAGTTTGGATTCCCTCCTTTAGCATGTCTGTTCTCGCAGGGAGCTTACGCAAAGGGCATGCATAAAGAAAAACGTCCCCTGACGCGGGTTAGCGGCCGCAATGCTGTACAATTCACAGAGTTTTCTGTATAATATGAAAGTTAACTAGTCTATAGCTGCCAAAGATGTGATAAGTTGTCTATAATGGCTGTGATCGAGTTTGTCGCCGGTCGCACTCATATCATTGGCAATGACGGTCTTTTTTGTTTGGCCGGAACTCGCTTGTTTTGCTTTGAGGCATGCGGCCAGAGACCGTCGATGGAGGTCTAAAGTATTGATTCCGGATTCACGAACATTAAAAAAAAGCATCTACGGGCATTTAGCCCGGGTTGGGAAAGCCTTATCCAGCCCGGGGCGTCTTCACATCATTGACCTTTTATGCGAAGGCCCCAAAACTGTTGAGCACTTAGCCGAGGAAACGGGTATGAAATTCGCCAATACCTCTCGGCATCTGCAAACGTTGCTTGAAGCCAGGCTTGTTGAGTTTGAAAAAAGAGGGTTATATTCCTATTACCAAATATCCGATCCATTGGTCATGAGCATGTTTCACTCCATGCAGGAACTGGGTGAGAATCTGATCAAAGATATTAAAGAGCTTGTTGAAGATATTTATGGAAAAAACAGCAAAATAGAACATGTTGATTGCAAAGATCTGGTCAAACGTATGCAAAGAGGGAAAGTTACCCTGATCGATGTAAGACCTAAAGAAGAATATGAAACAGACCATATAGTCGGTGCCAGTTCCATACCATTGGAAGAGTTGGAAGAGCATTTGGCTTCCTTGTCTCCTGACCAGGAAATCATTGCTTACTGTAGAGGACGATATTGTTTGTTGTCTGTAGAGGCCGTATCCATACTGAAAGCTAAGGGATACCACGCTGTTCGTCTTGATGAGAAATGTATGGATTTATGTGAAATAAATGAAGCAGGGTAACTCCTGCCTTGGAAATCTGTTGATCTCATACCCTCTAACAAGGATAAATAATTACTCATATTAAGCTACATCGTGAGTGCTTATAATTGAAGCTGTTATTGATGTAAATCAATAACAGCTTTTTCTTTTCTAATGGAAAATTGGTCCACTTTTTCATTATGAAAAATCTATCTTGATGGTTGCTTTGGACCTTGCCTAGAGTTAGTTCTTGTCAATCTTGCGGCTTTCTCGCATTCGCTGGGCCGATGCTATAGCTGATTTGGGCGAACAATTTTCCAGCGACATCTGCACAAAAAAACCTCGTAATCCTTTCTCCGGACATCCAACTTCTTCTGGGTATCGTCAACTGACAAAGGTCTATGGAGATCTAAACACCCATCTTTCAGATATCCATTAAACGACTCAATCCCTCCGTTATCTTTATTTTTTTCTTGAGTGGGTGAATCCGCCGCAACTCACTAACGCTGAAATTTCGTACTCCTTTTTCGATTCTGGAAGGTGGCTCCGTATTCCCCTTCCTGCAACAGATGTCCTTAACCTTTGTTCAGGTATCTGCCAGCCCAGGGTTGGTGGGGCTGTAACCTTTTTCCGTATACACCACTTTATTACTTGACTATTCAATTGAACAATTGTATCAATATGCGACCATTCAATTGAACAGTCGAACGAAAATAGTTGTAGCCCACACAGGGAACCCGAACCTTTTTAACCTGGAGGCGGAAAATGCAGGCAGTGTTGGAGTTTACCAAGGAACAGATCGACGAAGTTGATGGATTAATTGACAGGTATGGAGCACATCCCAGCGGACTTATTCCGTTGCTGGAAAAGGTCCAGGAATTGTTAGGTTATTTGCCGTTAAGCATCCAAGAGTACATTTCTGAGAAAACTCATATTTCTCCCAACAGGATTTACGGCGTAGTAACCTTTTACTCGTTTTTCACCATGGAGGCGAGGGCCAGGCACAGGGTTCAACTCTGTCTGGGCACGGCATGCTACGTCAAAGGCGCTGATGCCATGGTGGAAAAAATCGAGAACGATTACCAGATCAATTTTGGTGAAAGCACCGAAGACGGCCGCTTTACGTTTGAAAAAGCACGATGTGTCGGCGCATGCGGCTT
This DNA window, taken from Syntrophotalea carbinolica DSM 2380, encodes the following:
- a CDS encoding ABC transporter substrate binding protein; the protein is MGIVRFFIILAVLFALPWNTEAARKEKILVLHSYHQGLEWTDSITAGIQSVFKPLDKTYELYYEYLDTKRNTGNDYDKKLTELFAAKIKNIQFKAVIIADNNALAFIKKVYRLLNGHPPIVFCGINHFQPDLMENLPFVTGVTEETDIAANLDLMLRLHPERKRIVVILDKTTTGNAMKKVMTEFVAQYRHRVQIEFLRDFTLEEAASLIAALGPDDMVCLLTFNRDRNNHFISYSEGIALLVEASKVPIYGPWDFYLGKGIVGGVITSGFEQGEIAAQLALRTLNGENPQNIPVVTGSGTYAMFDDNRLRAFHLDPRRLPENARIINSPPGFYERHHRILQICGLLAIVLLAYCCWRLFSQKRERDRLVEMNFALDRLVEEKTACLKETNQVLRRIAITDDLTGLYNRGYLLKQLAGKIETAECQSGNLSTLLLDLDNFKWINDTFGHDFGDTVLEKASAIFRSCLRGTDLVGRYGGEEFLVILPDTDLEKGQLIAEGIRKSIQSCRWDRENFRITISGGLVQYAGESVEMLLKRADKLLYQAKDLGRNRIENRLRKPDDKVEESRIVTPTAWD
- a CDS encoding ArsR/SmtB family transcription factor; the protein is MIPDSRTLKKSIYGHLARVGKALSSPGRLHIIDLLCEGPKTVEHLAEETGMKFANTSRHLQTLLEARLVEFEKRGLYSYYQISDPLVMSMFHSMQELGENLIKDIKELVEDIYGKNSKIEHVDCKDLVKRMQRGKVTLIDVRPKEEYETDHIVGASSIPLEELEEHLASLSPDQEIIAYCRGRYCLLSVEAVSILKAKGYHAVRLDEKCMDLCEINEAG
- a CDS encoding complex I 24 kDa subunit family protein, which produces MQAVLEFTKEQIDEVDGLIDRYGAHPSGLIPLLEKVQELLGYLPLSIQEYISEKTHISPNRIYGVVTFYSFFTMEARARHRVQLCLGTACYVKGADAMVEKIENDYQINFGESTEDGRFTFEKARCVGACGLAPVVIIDGEVFGKVTVDSLDGILEQFA